GGCTTGCCCGATGAGTGTATTAAAAGGATTAAAAAGAAGGCAGAAAAGGGCGTGAGTAAATTCACCATATTCTTTTATGACATCATGAAGCCAGAGTCCCTGCGCTTATTTGCCAGGGAAGTCATGTCTGCTTTTTGAAAAGCTTTCACTGGTCAGCCACAGAGAGCACAGAGAACAAAAAAAATTGGATGCAGGATACAAGATGAGTGAAAATACCTTTCAGAAATGTCATCGTGCATCGTGAATCATGCATGATCAATCGTGAATCCTTCGACAAAGTTAACGACAAAGTCTTACATCCTGAATATTTCATTTTCGTGACGATTCGTGTTAATTCGTGGCTAGCTAAAAATTTCATCCACCTTTTTCGCAAAATTATGGGCAAACTCCTTTATCATTTTTGTTAACTCTTTATTCTGCGTAGCCCTCTCGTACATTTCAGCCATTTTCAGCAAGGTCAAGTATAAATGAGCGTTCATTTCGCCAACTTCCATGCTTTTAGTCCAGAGGTCGATGCTCAACGCATTTTTTTCTTCCCGGTCCCAGATTGATATCATTATGGAATCACATGGCTTCTTCCCGGAAAAGTCTGCCTCTGTCGCTTCCCAATAAATGGCATCAGGAATATTGTCCTCGTCTAATTTAACCGTAAACTTGATCTCCGCAATTTTGGGCATGGCTACCCTCACCTAACCTTCCAGAAATCGGGCTTGCGCTTTTCTAGGAATGCTCCTGCCCCCTCCATCATCTGGGGAGACTTGAGGAAGAACCGGCCCAGCTCCAGCCCATGGGTGATTTGTGGGAAGGCCATATCGGAAGCAAAATTAATCTGAAACTTGGCAATTCGGAGAGATTGAGGGCTCATCTCAAGAAGCCTTTTACACCAGGCCTCCACTTCTTCATCAAGTTTGTCTTTAGGCACGACCTTGTTCACCCAGCCCATTTCCTGCGCTTCCCTGGCCGTATATCGCCTACAGAGATAAACAATCTCTCTTGTTTTCTTGTCCCCCACAGAATACTGCAGTTGCTGCAAGCCGTACCAGACCGGAACGCTCCCTACTAACGGACCAGCCTGCCCAAACATAGAATCCTCCGAAGCAATGGTTAAATCACAGAGCATGTTCAGTTCGTTACCCGCACCTATACAAAACCCGCTTACCCGGGCGATTAACGGCTTGCCGCAGCAGCGCATGGCGGTGGCAAGCCGGTAATGGGTGAGCATGTTATACTCGTCAACCTTCCTATTAGGATCAACTATCCAGGACAAATCGCCACCCGAAGAAAACGATTTATCCCCCGCGCCGGTAAGCACTATAACGCCTATCTGGTCATCGAGCCAGGCATCCTCGATTGCCATCGCCAGCTCCTCCCTGGTCTTGGAGTTTATGGCATTGCGAACTTCCGGACGATTGATGGTGACCCTAGCTATACGGTCTTTTTTCTGATAAAGAACAAAGTTGAATTTTAAAGTCCCATCTCGTCCATTTTTATGAGAACTATCTTTTCCGGCTCTTTTTACCCCTTCCGGTTTAACCGATTTTCTTCTCGCCATATTATCCTCCTTGATTTGAATTCACTTTAGAAGGAAACTCGTCCATTTTCGTTCCTGTCAAATATAACCTCTTGTCAATCACTGCTGTCCAAAATAAACACTAACCAAAAAACTTTGGCGTTAAAATAAGGCCCTTGGATAAATAAAAAGGTATTTTGCAAATCAGGTTCTCTCTACTTTTATGTTTGTTATGTAAATGCTGTCCAAGTCATATCCGCTCAAATAGGCTATGTAAGTCATGATAACATTAATTTTTAGAAATGAGATTGCTTCGGTCGTGGAATTTATCCCTTCGGCAAACAGGGTGGGTTCTGAACTTACCGAAGGACTCT
This genomic window from Thermodesulfobacteriota bacterium contains:
- the gldC gene encoding gliding motility protein GldC — protein: MPKIAEIKFTVKLDEDNIPDAIYWEATEADFSGKKPCDSIMISIWDREEKNALSIDLWTKSMEVGEMNAHLYLTLLKMAEMYERATQNKELTKMIKEFAHNFAKKVDEIFS
- a CDS encoding enoyl-CoA hydratase-related protein; its protein translation is MARRKSVKPEGVKRAGKDSSHKNGRDGTLKFNFVLYQKKDRIARVTINRPEVRNAINSKTREELAMAIEDAWLDDQIGVIVLTGAGDKSFSSGGDLSWIVDPNRKVDEYNMLTHYRLATAMRCCGKPLIARVSGFCIGAGNELNMLCDLTIASEDSMFGQAGPLVGSVPVWYGLQQLQYSVGDKKTREIVYLCRRYTAREAQEMGWVNKVVPKDKLDEEVEAWCKRLLEMSPQSLRIAKFQINFASDMAFPQITHGLELGRFFLKSPQMMEGAGAFLEKRKPDFWKVR